ttcaaaaacttttccaaCAATCACTTGTTGAGACTCTTCCTGTTGAAAAAAGGTATACCACTCAAATTTTAGACATTGACATTGTATTACGTAAGCCACAGCGCTTTCCCCCAGGTTGATCAGCTGTAAAAAAATAGAGACTTTTTTACAACGTACCAAAACCTCTTGAGAAACTTGGGGTttatgaaaaagattttattcgTTTAACTTGGTTCGTCAAAGATTCTATTGCACAAAATTCATTACAAAGTGGTAGTAAAACCTCAAGTGATAATCTTTCTCCTACTGTACCTTATATCATTAATGATAAAAGAGCTAATTTACATGaacttaaacaatattttgataagTCTGGTTATAAGacaaattttttgataagtCTGTAAGAGCACTTCATCTAATAGTTGGCCATGTTATCATTGTTAACAAATTCAATCAGCCAGTAAACTTCAAAAGTGGATTCAGTGCGATCACTGTTTATATTGGTATCATTACTATTGTATTGGTTTTTCAAGAAAACCTAAAGGTCACTAGCTTTGTATGGGTTGCAAAACCTAATTGAAaagattataattatatatatatatatataaatatatatatatatatatatatatatatatatatatatatatatatatatatatatatatatatatatatatatatatatatatacaaatatatacaaatatatacaaatatatacaaacatatatatatatatatatatatatatatatatatatatacaaatataaaaaaatatatatacacacatacatgtatagatgtgtgtgtgtgtgtgtgtgtgtgttgtgtGTATAACTTAACGATATAGCGTGTATATAACTTAACGATAAGTAGATACTAATTATAATTTgccttttatttaaaacttaataaaattttactttaacattttaagacTTTAGCATTTTGAGACTTTTTAGCGTTAGTTGATATATCCTGTTAGTATCGGCACACCAAAAGAACAATGGTTAAACAGAATTtacgtgttttttttaatacaatttatttatgcaaagctaaagctttgttaaaattttatgtaccTGTTAGTCATTAGTTACTTTCTGCAGTAGTGCTGGAAGGTATGATAACATAACTGCAAGGTAAACAGCTTTAAACCTTCTTATGTCTTGGCTATTAGCTCTGTGACATAAGCCCAATTTAGAGATTctttttagaaatgttttatttctattttgttaTTGGAATGGTTATAATGTACGCTTTAAAAtgtatactataatatatatatatatatatatatatatatatatatatatatatatatatatatatatatatatatacttatatatatatatatatatatatatatatatatatatatatatatatatatatatatatatatttatatatatatatatatatatatatatatgtatatatatatatatatatatatatatatatatatatgtatatatatatatatatatataatataatatataataaattgtatactataatataaatatatatatatataatatataataaatttatataataaaattatgttatgctaaattatgtatttattataatataatttaacatatcataattataataaaatagtatatcATGATTAAAAGTGTGAAGTGAATAGaataattctttaattatttaaattctcgTAATGTGAgctaactttattattattttaatcatcaCAATATTAGATTGTCAATCATGCTGTTAGGATATTGAAACTGCTCCAAAGGTAATAAAAGTAAACTCTATATTATCTTATCGTTTGACTTTAAGTTAGCGCTTTACCAAGCAAACCTTTTacctattaaaattatttccaaataCCTATTAGTAAAACTCTCCCTTTCTTAGGGAAGTTTTTTTCTTCTCCATGTTAAAAAGCCAGGGATTGTTGAAGGTGTACATTTATGTTCTTTTGCTCAACCTAAGTAGTTAAACTTCCTCCAATTTCATAAGGATCCTTTTCCGCATACACATTTTTGCACCACAAATATGTATCTAAAGAATTTAGATTGTGACaagagatatttatttttaatctatattcGACATTTGGCAGTGAATTTTCACGGAAAATTGCGAAAACTCCTCCATATTGAATTTTCATATGTAGTACCGTGAATTTTCATATACGGAAATAGCCCAAATCGCTTCTTAATTTCCGTGAATTTTCACGGAAAATAGCGAAAACTCCTCATAGGGTAATTCAATGTCAAAACAACAAGTCGAAATAACCCACCATCTCAGAAATACTtgatttttgattaattaaatgGAGCAATTGGTTCTAGCATTTGAGTTTTGATTATAATACTCatgtaagaaaatattatttatttaatgttggttttagaaaattaaaatattgaaattaaatatttttatattttaattgattgattgattttaaaatcaaattgtcaCAAGTTAACGTTTACAAACCACACTGGAATAAACTTTTATCAAGCTCCAGATGAGCAAAACTTAGTTGCGCTGAGGTTGGGTATTTCTCTTGTTTTGATTATTgacttatgtttttattatcaaaatttctATCTTGAGAAGTTCCCTGTGTTTCAGAATAAATGCTGTGATCCGCTGTTAGTTCACAAAAGACCATGCAAAGGTTAGTAAAGCTTGtcgtaaattttttaataaatgttacttTGTCAtagttttatattctttatgtttattaataCTAGGcacattttatttgattaagttatatcttttaatttagcATCTCAGAGAGAAGTCATGTTAAAAACCATAACTTTGAACAACAGGTTCAATATTGTACCTGGtcaaaaaatttgtacaaattgCTTAGTCAAATTAAAAGCTTCCACTGAAATTAATACTGATAACTTTGATATTGCTGATGATTACACAAATGaaagtataaataaagaaaatgtatTTAACTTTCAACAAGAagctgatataaataaaaacagacaaGAACTCTCCGATTGTTTCAGTATAATTGGTGTGTCACCAGTCAAGCTTCACGGAAAGCCATTTGCAAATTGTATGAGTattggggaaaaaaaaattaaaactgttacgacagttttcaaagaaaaattatcaagctttttaaaaattccattgACAGAAGTTGAAGTTTTCGATAATGAATAtattcttgatttaaaaaaaaaggttgttcagttcaaaaaattgttagttttgataaaagataaacttgaaaaatgctGTTCATTTAGGGACAAAATTCAAGTATTGAATTTGTACCCACAAGAATGGTCAATTGAAGCAGCTAGTGAGTATTTTGGTGTTTCAAAgtatctaataataaaatctagATCTGTTGCAAAAAAGGAAGGAGTTTTTGCAGTTCCACAAACTAAGCGTGGTAAAATTCTGCCTGatcaaataaatactttagtgaaatatttttatgaagatgGTGAAAACTCTCGCCGGATGAATGGTCAAAAGGATTTTGTAAGTGTTAGTTGGAAAGTCCATATGCAAAAGCGACTACTTTTATCAACCTTAAAAGAGTTATTTGTCTCATTTAAAATTCTATATCCACATGTAAAGTTACgtttttccaagttttgtgTTTTAAGACCTAAATGGTGTGTTTAGCCAAACTCATCAGGAACCCATTCTGTGTGCGTTTGTATCTACCATCAAAACATGAAGTCAATTCTCCTACCCATTAAAATTGATTACGAtgaactatataaatttattgtttgtgatatgcaaaacaaagaatgaatgtTAAATCGGTGTACACAATGTCCAAAAAATACAtctaaattagaagaaaagctATTCAAACTAATAGGGCAGTTTGAGGAAGAAGATACTATCGAATTTAACCAATGGGTTACTACTGATAGATCAGATTTAGTTATACAGTTTGTAAGCATACCAGATGTTGTAAATATGGTGATGGAAAAACTAGTCAAGCTAACAGCCCATTCATATATTTCTAAATGCcaatctaaatatttaaaaaatcttaaagaagaACTGCCATCAAATAGTGCAATAATTCTAGGAGATTTTGCATAAAACTATAGCTTTGTTGTGCAGGATGAAGTACAAGGTTTTCATTAGAATAACCTTCAGTGCACACTGCATCCAGTAGTTGTGTACTATAAAGAAAATCAAGTGTTGCATTCCACTTCATATTGCATTATATCAGATGATAACAATCATGATGTACCAATGATTTACGAGGtacaaaaatcaattatcaATAATCTGAAGCAAAAGATACCCAGCATTGTAAACGTGATCTACTTTTCTGATGGCTGTTCATCTCaatataaaaactgcaaaaacatttttaacctATGCCAGCATAAATCAGACTTTGGAATAGATGCAAAATGGGTTTTCTTTGCAACCAGCTATGGAAAGCAACCTTGTGATGGTATAGGAGGAACAGCTAACGGCTTGTAGCTAATGCTAGTTTGCAGAGAATTTCTACAAATCAAATATTGAACTCACATGATATGTTTACATGTTGCACTAACAACATCAAaggtataaactttatttttatttcaagtgaAAATTTGGTTGAAACAAGATTGCAATCTGAAcgatttaaaaatgtaaaagcaATACCAGGAACAAGAGACTTGAATGAATTTATTGCTGTATGTCAAAATGAAGTTAAGATGCAATCCAAAGAAGCTGATATGCAAAGTTGATGCggaatttaattttatgtatcaATATGGTCCTTGAATCTTGAAAGACACTTGCTTGCttctttttatcaattattactTAGAACCGACAGTTTTTGTATGTCAATGATATGTATATGACaatatatttcatttgttaaaaaaaaattacctaattttgttttgttttacagttcaaagaaaaacaaaaaaatatttatagtttactAATTTGTATAAAGATTTGTCAATTCATAAAAACACGGAATTCAAAGAGCAtaatgtacataaataaactcaattttatatatcaaaacgCATTAAGcgttttgatatataaaattgagtttatttatgtacatgcATGTCATGGATATTGCAGTTTTACACCTAAGTGGAaataccttttatttttttgactagCTCTGAGTGAATATacctgtttttaatatttaaatatttttaattgagtttatttaatatgcatATTGTAGTTTTACGCATAAGTGAGAGCTCTTACTTTCTGGTTGTGCCTAAACGTAAATACCAATCAATCTTCTGTCTCAAGCTCAATATACTttgaatcaaaaataaaaattttttagattagtaaGTCAAATAAACAGCTCAGctgtttcgtttttttttaagatatttataaatactttaagaaTATGAAGTTTGGAAATATATAGATCATAACCTTTGCTgtaatttttcttcaaactaGCATAACTTCTAAAATATAGTTCTTTTCAAACTAGCATAACTTCTTTAATATTCTTAAGTATCTTTGTTGCAAAAATTAAGTCATTTAGAGATAGTgggttatttttttgaatttttgttgttgttttgacaCGGAATTACCCcatattaagtttaatgaatttTCTCGGAAAATAGCCAAAATTGCTTCTTAATTTCCGTGAATTTTCACAGAAAATAGCATTAAGCTTATTATTGTgcaagaacatttttttaaagaaataatttcagttaatttttgtgcggccgtggcgcagtggttagagcgcttggtatataagcaggagatccagaatcaaaacgagctttggacatatttttgcgtcacggtaaggaagaagCGTGAACTTCCAGGTAAAATGCAcctccgcggtgctctgtgacatgACCGTTAGGTACAACTTGGGGCACCTagataacaaaacaaaaaaaacaatttttatgttaatattgatATAGTATGATTTCTGTTTTATTGTATAGTATGGCTGATATGTCTAGaagtaatttatttctaattttatatttagacatAAATTTGtagttagtaaataaataaaactatttatttactgataagtaaataaatagttttaaatagctGTTCAATAAATCtgcgtatttatttatttgtttatttttatttgtttatttttatttgtttatttttatttgtttatttttgtttgtttatttttatttgtttattttataagttttatttatttgtaacttaGCTGTAAGtttcatataaaacattttataaattatttaaagtttaattgtattgttttgctaaataaataaccttttagttcattaaatttattgatgttGATTGTGAggtatgaaattaaaattgatttaatattttatattttcttgacttgattttatgaaaaaattgtgTAGATAAAAtgcttaataaagaaattttcgattgttatttaatgttaaaagtaATTACTCTTAATCTACTTCTTACAACGCAGTATATTGTAGATTTTGCATTGATTTAAATGTTCACCTCCTCTggtatgaaattattaataagtataatttgATTATATGATAATATCAGAAAGTTAAAGAAACaatgcaaaataataagttgGATTTATAATTAGGTGAAGCTTTTATTCTACCTCTGGCAAATATTCCTAATAATACATCAATAATAATACATCAATAATAATACATCAATAATAATACATCAATAACAATACATCAATAATAATACATCAATAACAATACATCAATAATAATACATCAATAATAATACATCAATAATAATACATCAATAATAATACATCAGTAATAATACATCAATAATAATACATCAATAATAATACATCAATAATAATACATCAATAATAATACATCAATAATAATACATCAAATAGTTCTGAAGTTcctaaagaaacaataaatttcagTGAAAACtaaatgcttgaaaaaaataaaaaaaattaaaaaggaaaCTTGAATCAATGATGGATTtaaaattggattttttaaGCATCTAAAGGATCATGAAAATATGTCAAACAATCTGCAaatacttatttcaaaaatcaactgaaattatttccttaaaaaaaggaacaaatagtaaaatatcacaattaaaaaaagaagtagtagttattaatttaatgCTTGAAAGTTctgatataaacatttttgaattaataaaaggagaaaataaattaaaaaaaaaaaaagtaatttaactttttttgcagaCACAGATTAAAATTCTGAAATCTGATTTAGTCGGTTTGTACAAGCGACAAAAATGTGAATTGCTTTTCGTATGAACAAGAT
This portion of the Hydra vulgaris chromosome 13, alternate assembly HydraT2T_AEP genome encodes:
- the LOC136089507 gene encoding uncharacterized protein LOC136089507, with protein sequence MLKTITLNNRFNIVPGQKICTNCLVKLKASTEINTDNFDIADDYTNESINKENVFNFQQEADINKNRQELSDCFSIIGVSPVKLHGKPFANCMSIGEKKIKTVTTVFKEKLSSFLKIPLTEVEVFDNEYILDLKKKVVQFKKLLVLIKDKLEKCCSFRDKIQVLNLYPQEWSIEAASEYFGVSKYLIIKSRSVAKKEGVFAVPQTKRGKILPDQINTLVKYFYEDGENSRRMNGQKDFVSVSWKVHMQKRLLLSTLKELFVSFKILYPHVKLRFSKFCVLRPKWCV